The Dromaius novaehollandiae isolate bDroNov1 chromosome 5, bDroNov1.hap1, whole genome shotgun sequence genome window below encodes:
- the APIP gene encoding methylthioribulose-1-phosphate dehydratase: MAAAMAAASGCAGCLERADGCDAAQEKLHPRNLIPELCRLFYSLGWVTGTGGGISLKHGNEIYIAPSGVQKERIQPEDMFVCDIKEQDISGPPPHKKLKKSQCTPLFMNAYTMRGAGAVIHTHSKVAVMATLLYPGSEFSITHQEMIKGIQKCTSGGYYRYDDMLVVPIIENTPEEKDLKERMARAMEQYPDSCAVLVRRHGVYVWGETWEKAKTMCECYDYLFDIAVQMKQHGLDPSKHPSGENGIL; encoded by the exons ATGGCCGCCGCCATGGCTGCCGCCAGCGGCTGCGCCGGCTGCCTAGAGCGCGCCGACGGCTGCGACGCCGCGCAG gaaaagttGCACCCAAGAAATCTTATCCCAGAACTTTGTAGACTGTTTTATAGTTTAGGCTGGGTAACAGGAACTGGTGGAGGAATCAGCTTGAAACATGG GAATGAAATCTACATCGCTCCTTCAGGAGTCCAGAAGGAAAGAATACAG CCAGAAGATATGTTTGTTTGTGACATAAAAGAACAGGACATCAGTGGACCTCCACCACACAAGAAACTAAAGAAAAGCCAGTGCACACCTCTTTTTATGAATGCTTACACTATGAGAG GAGCAGGTGCAGTGATCCATACTCATTCCAAGGTTGCGGTTATGGCTACCCTTCTTTACCCAGGGAGTGAGTTCAGTATTACCCATCAGGAGATGATAAAAGGAATCCAGAAGTGTACTTCAGGAGGATATTACCG ataTGATGATATGCTAGTGGTTCCCATTATTGAGAATACACCGGAAGAGAAAGATCTCAAGGAAAGAATGGCACGTGCAATGGAACAATACCCAGACTCTTGTGCTGTATTGGTCAGACGTCATGGAGTTTATGTATGGGGAGAAACATGGGAAAAAGCCAAAACGAT GTGTGAGTGTTATGATTACCTATTCGACATCGCAGTGCAGATGAAGCAGCATGGGCTAGATCCTTCAAAACATCCATCAGGAGAAAATGGGATCCTGTAA